A region from the Clostridium beijerinckii genome encodes:
- a CDS encoding ferredoxin — MKPNVDKDTCISCGLCPSICPECFDMEDDGKAGAIVDEVPDDSMDSAKEAEESCPVNAISIE; from the coding sequence ATGAAGCCAAATGTAGATAAAGATACTTGTATATCATGCGGATTATGTCCATCAATATGTCCAGAATGTTTTGATATGGAGGATGATGGAAAGGCTGGAGCAATAGTTGATGAAGTTCCAGATGATTCAATGGATTCAGCAAAAGAAGCAGAAGAAAGTTGTCCGGTAAATGCAATTTCTATAGAATAA